Part of the Paenibacillus sp. FSL R7-0273 genome is shown below.
ATTGGTTTTGACGGCGTAGTCTGTATAGAACTTGGAAGCCGCCATATAGGAAGGAAAACGGAAATCGTACTCGTGGGCGATCCGGTAGACATCCTCCATCTCAGCTGCGCTGTAACGGTCATACAGGTCCTCGTAATAGTCATTGGCGATCATATAGTCAATCTTGGCTTTGGTGCTTGTAAAGGTTAAGCTGCGGCGCTCCACATCACGCATGAACTCCGCTACAGCCTCCTGGTCTTTATCGAGCTGGAAAAATCCGGTCTCGTCTCTCTTCATCAACATGTTATTCAATTCAATATGCCGCAACCCGGTTCACCTCCTGTTTTATTCGCTCCACATCGCCAAATGTTCCTGACAGCTCGAACTTGCCGACTACCGGCACATTATACCGCTCTGCAATCAGGTCTGCGCTGTGTGCGTACAGCTCACCCCAGTTTTTGTTGCCGCTCGCGGCAATGCCCTTCAGCCTGGAATGGTTCTTCTCCAAAAAAGAAGACACCTTCTCGGGGATCTGCCCAAATCCGGTGGTGTATGTAACAAGCACATAAGGCTCGTCGATCATCATATGCTCTTCAATTTGTACAGCAGGCAGCTTCAGCTTGTTGATAAACCGTCTGACATTGCCGGTTTTGGAATCGTAAGCAATCAGCATAGTCGCTCTAACCTCCTATAACAATGGTTCTATTTATACTTTAGTAATCGTACTCTGGTATTCCGCTAGGTATATGAGTTTAACTACTATATACACTACATTTAGGGGACTTCAATCATTTTACTACCATATGTTGAAAAGTCAAGCGAACAAAAGGCCGTCTCCGCCCTCCTGAAAGCCCTTCAGAAACGGTAAGGCCAGGCCCCGTCTGCAATCTGATCTCTAAAATTTTATTCTATTATTTTTAATAGAGTCTGAGGAGGCGGCAAAAAATGCCTTCACGCATCCGGTCCCCAAAAATCCATGCCCGATCCGGTCTCCGTCTATGGTGCAAATCCCTAAAAGCTTTCATAATAACGAAAGAAACAACCGGCAGAGATGAAGGATGAAAGGATGAAGGCCTGATGTTTGAAGTGCAGGAGCTGGACTGGCAGGGGCGCCGCTTGACGGTATTCCTGCCACCTTCCTATAAGCTGTCCCAAAAACGTTATCCTGCAGTATACCTGCATGACGGCGCAACCCTGATGATGAATAACCTGAATTATATGTACAGGCTGTTCCGTGAAGGGCTGCTTGCTGAGCTGATCGTTATCGGAATCAGCAGCTCTTCCCGAAATGATGATTATACACCCTGGCCGGAGTCTGCTGCAACAGAGGGAAAAGCGGATTTTGGCGGAGGAGGGCCCGCCTATCTCAATGAAATCGCTGACAGTATTAAGCCTTACATTGATTCAGTCCTGCGGACAGACCCGGAACCGGAATCAACCGGAATGCTCGGATATTCACTGGGCGGGCTGGTTACCCTGCTGGCGGCTTACTGGCGTCCCGATGCCTTCGGGCGGTTCGGCATGCTGTCTCCCTCCATCTGGTATGAAGGAGTATTAGCCTTCACTGAAGCTAACCTGCTGCCGGACGGCGGACAGAAGCTGTATTTCTCTGTGGGTAACCGCGAGGGTGTGTACAAGCAGAATATCCAGCGGCAGGCGGTGCCCAGCACGCTGCAGCTGTACCGCAGCCTGCGCGGCCAGCTGGCTGATGAGCAGCGGCTGCGGCTGTCTCTAGCCGACGGGGCGGCCCATGACCTTGCCTCTATGTCTGCACGGTTTCCTGAAGCGCTGCAGTGGCTGTACGGGGCAGCTGATGAACAGCAGGCAGGTGCGGCGGCGCGGCGGCTTGGTGCGGAAGCCGAGCTGATGTCACCGGTCAGCGCCTGCATGCTGCCGGGAACCGAGGTGTGGGATATGACCTCGCTCTACAACGGATTGACTTACCGGATCTTTGTCCATCTTCCGCTGAAGCCAGCCCCGCCGGAGGGATACCCGGTGCTGTACACTGTTGACGGCAACGCCTACTTTGCTTCGCTGAATGATGCGATGCGGCTCCAGACCCGCCATCCGCGGGGGCTTCCGTCCGGTATGGTTGTCTCCATCGGTTATCCGGCAGACGGGCCGTTTGTGGCCGAGCGGCGCTTCAGGGACCTCACTGTGCCGGATACGCAGCAGGGACTGCGTCCCGACGGCTCGCCCTGGCCGGTGAACGGCGGGGCCGATGCTTTTCTCGATTTCATCGGACTCGAGCTGATGCCGCTGATCAGCCGAAGATACAGCGTGGATCACACCCGGGCGGCGCTGTTCGGTCATTCGCTGGGCGGCTTCTTCACCCTATATACGATGATCTGCCGCAGCGGGCTGTTCAGTACCTATATCGCCGGCAGTCCGTCCCTCTGGTGGAAGAACCGGGTGCTGTTCGATATGCTGCCTGAGCTGGAGGAGAAGCTGCGCAGCGGAGAGCTTACCTGTTCCCTGATGATCGGCCTCGGCTCGGAGGAGGGAGGCATGCTGGAGAACGCCAGGGCATTTTATGAGCGCCTGGTCCCTTATACCGGCGGCGGGCTCAGCCGGCTGGCCTATAATGAATTTCAGGGAGAGGGGCATATGTCCGTGCTGCAGCCCCTGTTCAGCCCGATGCTGCGCTTTGTTTTTGCGGCGGAGGGCGCAGAGCTTTGTATCTGACGGCCTACATTGGCCGTACCGATTTGACAAATCACCAGTATGCTTTATATTAGTAAGGGAGCAAGAGACCGTACTCATGCAGGCACAGGCTGGAATGACAACTATTGATGCAGCGCGGTGTTCCGGATATTACCGGAGCCTGCGCTTTTCTTCTATATATAGGAGAAAAAATTTTACCGGTTAAAATGGTATGTATGAGGTACCGCACGGGTATCTTCTTAATATAGATTAGAGGTCAGGAAGGAGCGTATGCATAGGAAATGGGCAGTCTCCTTATTGCGTGGCTTTGTATGCTTTGTCTGTTTTTTACCTTTAGAGATAAGGTGAGCCGGAAAATTCTTTATCCTGTAGCGCTGGTGGTGGTAATCAGCACCTTGGGCTGCTGGACGATTTTAATGTAATTTTTAGCTTCCTATCAGCTTATTTTCAGGTAGATCCTTTATATTGAATAGACCAGACACCCCCCCAGTGTATATGGTACCCTTCAGGTCTTGCCAACTCCCATGGCAAGGCCTTTTATTTATTTTTATAAACGCAGAATAATGTGACATATTTCACAATAAAGTTTCCGGAATTGTTTTATATTAAATTTGTAATACTAAAGTTAAAAATAATTTTCGCCGAAAAGAGGAGCTTGAGGATGAATCATGAAGGAAGTCTCCGCCGCGGTCTGGTGTTTGGCCTGTTTTTAAGTATTCCGCTTTGGATGTCGATGTTCGGCTGGCTGCAGCTTTTTATATAATAGAAATAAGTGTGGGATGAACTGTCTGCGGGTAACCGTCAGGCAGTTTTTTTTCGTCTGAGTGAAGATAGTATGCCTTTTATGAAACTGACAAGCATAGAATGGGATATAAAAAAGAATAATGAAGCGGCGGAGCATTTCTTTAAAAATAAAATAGTTCAAATATACTATATTACAACGTTTGAATAGTTTGATTTTTAAGTATTGAAATACGAGTATTCAGGAGTATAAGAGAGGATTGGCTGGACAATTAATAGAATTATAGGGATCAACAGCTGAAAAAAAGCTCTGAAGGCCTGTCTTTTCAGAAAAATCGATTTTTATGGAAAAATATTATAAGGAATAGATTGACAAAAATACGAGTCAGGGAATACACTAAGTTTAGTGCTAAAGTAACAAATGTCATAGACTACTTACTCTATTTCAATTACATACTTTCTCATGTATAATCGCAAACCGCCCGAAAGTGCGGGACGCAAAGCCAGGAGTCTACAGTCCTTGAGAGAGGGCTATGATCGTCCGGCCGCCATGGAGCTCGACTTCCTGGCGGCTTTTTTTGTTCGTTTGTTGATGTAGGTGCTGCTATAACTGGAATTTATACGCATCTTACGGGGGGAATTAATAATGAAACGTAAATCCGTATTCAAATTATCTTTTGCTCTGACTATGGCTGCAGTTCTGCTGATCAGCGGCTGGCTGGCTTCGGCCGGCCAGGGTAAGATAAGGGCTGACAGCAATCCCCTCCCGGGTATTGCGGGTAAGTACAATGTATTTATTCTCGGTGATCTTAAAGGCTACCACAGTGATTCTGAAGGCAGAATGGCTGCCGGAGGCAACATTACCCTTACCCAGGGATATTCTGTAGGCCCTAGCCTGAGTGCAGCAGAAATTGCAGAGATGGATTCACTTGTGGCCGGCGGCAATCTCACCTATGAGAATGGAGAAGTTAACGGTAGTGCCGTGTACGGCGGCACTTATTCAGGCTCCGGCAAACCGCGGGGCGGAACGGGGACGCTGCGGCAGGAGGCGAATGTAATTCATTTTGCTTCAGAGTTTGCCCTGCTCCGCACCAAGTCTCTGCAGCTTGCAGCTCTGACAGTGAACGGCAAGACGGAAGACAACTATGGAAACATTAAACTGACGGGTACCGATCCGGTATTAAATGTATTCTCGGTTTCAGGAACCACGCTTACGGGTGCCAATGAGCTGCGGATTAATGCACCGGCGGGCTCTACTGTTATCGTTAATATAGACGGAGCTTCAGTCACGTTCAAGAACGGAAACGGGCTGGAGGGTGTAAGCCAGAATAAAGTGCTCTATAACTTCCCGCAGGCGACAGCCCTGCGGATGGAGAGCATCGGTATCATGGGGACTGTACTGGCACCGAATGCAGCAATTACTTTTAACAACGGGCAGATTAACGGAAGCATGATCGGAGCCTCCCTGGAAGGAAGCGGAGAGTTCCACCATAAGCCTTACACTGGCCGCGACAACGGAACAACGCCTACAGCGACTCCGTCGCCGACACCAGTGCCGACAGCAACGCCGACACCAGTGCCGACAGCAACGCCAACACCAGTACCGACGGCAACGCCAACACCAGTACCGACGGCAACGCCAACACCAGTACCGACAGTAACGCCGACACCAGTACCGACAGTAACGCCGACACCAGTACCGACGGCAACGCCAACACCAGTACCGACGGCAACGCCAACACCAGTACCGACGGCAACGCCAACACCAGTACCGACGGCAACGCCAACACCAGTACCGACAGTAACGCCGACACCAGTACCGACAGTAACGCCGACACCAGTGCCGACGACGGCACCAACGCCAACGCCGACAGCGGCGCCAACGCCAACACCGACAGCGGCACCAACGCCAACGCCGACAGCAGCACCGACGCCAACGCCGACAGCGGCCCCAACGCCAACACCGACAGCAGCACCGACGCCAACGCCGACAGCGGCACCGACGCCAACACCGACAGCGGCACCGACGCCAACACCGACAGCGGCACCAACGCCAACACCGACAGCAGCACCGACGCCAACGCCGACAGCAGCACCAACGCCAACGCCGACAGCAGCACCGACGCCAACGCCGACAGCGGCACCGACGGCAACGCCGACAGCGGCACCGACGCCAACGCCGACGGCAACGCCGACAACGGCACCGACAACGGCACCAACAACAGCACCAACAACAGTGCCAACAACGGCACCAACAACAGCGCCAACAACGGCACCAACAACAGCACCAACAACGGCACCAACAACAGCGCCAACAGCAGTACCAACAGCAGCACCAACAGCAGCACCAACAAGCGCTGTAACGCCTGGTCCTACAGTGCCGGCAACGGCATCGCCCACGAGTGTAATTGCTATTCCGGGCGGAACCCCTCCGACTCCGGCCGGTCCGACAGTCATCGGAACGATTGTGACAGATGAGGAGCTGGAGATCGACGATAATCCCGTACCGCTTGGACCTGTCGCAAGTGCGACTGCAGCCGTAGGAGGAGTAACATCACCTCAGGCAACACCGAAGCCGAGTCCGACAGCCGGACCGGGTCCGGATGATGAAATCATCCTTGATGATGAAATACCGCTGGGCGGTGTTACCGATCCGGGTGCCACAGCAGCGGCTACATTGCCGCAAACCGGAGAAGCGAGTCCGGCTCCATATTATATTACAGGTCTGACCCTGGCTGTCCTGGGCCTGCTGCTAAGCAGAACCAGAACCAGCAAACGTAAAAGCTAAAACGGTAAGACCGCGGCGGATGAAAGGGTGATTCCGCCGGGTTATCTTAAAGGCTGCTGCCGGAAGATAGACTCCGGGCAGCCTTTTTTCTGCGGCTGTGCGGAAAGGCTTATAATAGGGAGACGGATGACTGAATATAAAGGAGATTGTGGTATGTGGTTAATTGTAATAGCGGCAGTGCTGATCATAGCCGCTGCTGCGCTGAGCTATGCGGGATTTTTTTTCTACGGTGTGGCAATCAAGCGCGCACCAAAGGAGTTTTTGGCCAGCAGCCCGGATCTGAAGCTTGACCCGCCTGTTGCCGGTGCCTCCTGGGGAGAAGGAGCTGAGTGGGTTGCGCGCCAGCATTTCCGGGAGGTTCAGCTGCGCTCAGGAGATGGTCTGGAGCTAAAGGGTTATTTTCTGGCGTCTGAGCAGGCTGCAGGCCGTACTGCCATTATTGCCCACGGCTATTCCGGAAAGGGAAAGGACATGGGAGCAATAGCGAAATTGTATTATGAGCGGCTGGGCTATAATGTGCTGCTTCCGGATGCGAGAGGGCATGGGCAAAGTACGGGGAATTATATCGGTTTCGGCTGGCCTGAGCGTCATGATGTTGTGAAATGGATTGAATGGGTACTGGAAGAGACAGGTGCAGAGGGACAAATTGTCCTGCACGGGGTCTCCATGGGCGGGGCAACCGTGCTGATGACTGCGGGGGAACCGCTTCCGGTGCAGGTCAAAGCTGTCATAGAGGACTGCGGCTACAGTTCGGTCAAAGCACAGCTGTCCTATCAGCTCCGGCGGATGTACCGTTTACCGGGCTTTCCGTTTGTGCAGTGTGCCAGTCTGGTTACAAGGATCAAGGCGGGGTACTCCTTCGGAGAAGCCTCGGCGCTCAAGCAGGTCAGAAAAGCCAGGGTCCCGATTCTGTTCATTCACGGGGATGCTGACAAGTTCGTGCCCTTCTTCATGATGGAGGAGCTGTATCAGGCCTGCAGTGCACCAAAAGAGAAGCTGGTCGTGCACGGGGCAGGACAT
Proteins encoded:
- the nrdI gene encoding class Ib ribonucleoside-diphosphate reductase assembly flavoprotein NrdI, which gives rise to MLIAYDSKTGNVRRFINKLKLPAVQIEEHMMIDEPYVLVTYTTGFGQIPEKVSSFLEKNHSRLKGIAASGNKNWGELYAHSADLIAERYNVPVVGKFELSGTFGDVERIKQEVNRVAAY
- a CDS encoding alpha/beta hydrolase codes for the protein MFEVQELDWQGRRLTVFLPPSYKLSQKRYPAVYLHDGATLMMNNLNYMYRLFREGLLAELIVIGISSSSRNDDYTPWPESAATEGKADFGGGGPAYLNEIADSIKPYIDSVLRTDPEPESTGMLGYSLGGLVTLLAAYWRPDAFGRFGMLSPSIWYEGVLAFTEANLLPDGGQKLYFSVGNREGVYKQNIQRQAVPSTLQLYRSLRGQLADEQRLRLSLADGAAHDLASMSARFPEALQWLYGAADEQQAGAAARRLGAEAELMSPVSACMLPGTEVWDMTSLYNGLTYRIFVHLPLKPAPPEGYPVLYTVDGNAYFASLNDAMRLQTRHPRGLPSGMVVSIGYPADGPFVAERRFRDLTVPDTQQGLRPDGSPWPVNGGADAFLDFIGLELMPLISRRYSVDHTRAALFGHSLGGFFTLYTMICRSGLFSTYIAGSPSLWWKNRVLFDMLPELEEKLRSGELTCSLMIGLGSEEGGMLENARAFYERLVPYTGGGLSRLAYNEFQGEGHMSVLQPLFSPMLRFVFAAEGAELCI
- a CDS encoding choice-of-anchor A family protein, with amino-acid sequence MKRKSVFKLSFALTMAAVLLISGWLASAGQGKIRADSNPLPGIAGKYNVFILGDLKGYHSDSEGRMAAGGNITLTQGYSVGPSLSAAEIAEMDSLVAGGNLTYENGEVNGSAVYGGTYSGSGKPRGGTGTLRQEANVIHFASEFALLRTKSLQLAALTVNGKTEDNYGNIKLTGTDPVLNVFSVSGTTLTGANELRINAPAGSTVIVNIDGASVTFKNGNGLEGVSQNKVLYNFPQATALRMESIGIMGTVLAPNAAITFNNGQINGSMIGASLEGSGEFHHKPYTGRDNGTTPTATPSPTPVPTATPTPVPTATPTPVPTATPTPVPTATPTPVPTVTPTPVPTVTPTPVPTATPTPVPTATPTPVPTATPTPVPTATPTPVPTVTPTPVPTVTPTPVPTTAPTPTPTAAPTPTPTAAPTPTPTAAPTPTPTAAPTPTPTAAPTPTPTAAPTPTPTAAPTPTPTAAPTPTPTAAPTPTPTAAPTPTPTAAPTPTPTAAPTATPTAAPTPTPTATPTTAPTTAPTTAPTTVPTTAPTTAPTTAPTTAPTTAPTTAPTAVPTAAPTAAPTSAVTPGPTVPATASPTSVIAIPGGTPPTPAGPTVIGTIVTDEELEIDDNPVPLGPVASATAAVGGVTSPQATPKPSPTAGPGPDDEIILDDEIPLGGVTDPGATAAATLPQTGEASPAPYYITGLTLAVLGLLLSRTRTSKRKS
- a CDS encoding alpha/beta hydrolase encodes the protein MWLIVIAAVLIIAAAALSYAGFFFYGVAIKRAPKEFLASSPDLKLDPPVAGASWGEGAEWVARQHFREVQLRSGDGLELKGYFLASEQAAGRTAIIAHGYSGKGKDMGAIAKLYYERLGYNVLLPDARGHGQSTGNYIGFGWPERHDVVKWIEWVLEETGAEGQIVLHGVSMGGATVLMTAGEPLPVQVKAVIEDCGYSSVKAQLSYQLRRMYRLPGFPFVQCASLVTRIKAGYSFGEASALKQVRKARVPILFIHGDADKFVPFFMMEELYQACSAPKEKLVVHGAGHGLAYDTDKTGYIAKVSSFVGRYVQ